The Henckelia pumila isolate YLH828 chromosome 2, ASM3356847v2, whole genome shotgun sequence genome includes a window with the following:
- the LOC140879950 gene encoding E3 ubiquitin-protein ligase makorin isoform X1, which yields MSRRVQCKFFAHGACLKGEHCEFSHDWSAPPNNICTFYQKGICAYGSRCRYEHVKPSRLHSSVSSTAAELSFSVVQSSGTAGYDAYSSPALIAEHSAANGSFHPPPKPAWGENLGYQDLPESGQEARSLKSVDPADQSICSFAAAGDCPRGNKCPHLHGDPCPTCGKLCLHPYRPQEREEHMKTCERMQKHLEELRHSQEIECSVCLERVLSKPISAERKFGILSECDHPFCISCIRNWRGSSPTSGLDVNAALRACPICRKLSYFVIPSVIWYSSKEEKQQIVDSYKQKLKSIDCKHFDFGNGTCPFGTSCFYKHTVKPGSFLWNASFQPYLNRSRFQDIDEVQSSSDILATNGLLDQFYGSNIPIESEELDNDTIEDLNNIVAEMRAMISILRDN from the exons ATGTCAAGGCG GGTTCAGTGCAAATTCTTTGCTCacggagcatgtttaaaaggaGAACATTGTGAGTTTTCACATGACTGGAGCGCCCCTCCGAATAAC ATATGTACCTTCTACCAGAAAGGAATATGTGCTTATGGCAGTAGATGTAGATATGAACATGTCAAACCTTCAAGGTTACATTCTTCGGTTTCATCTACTGCAGCAGAGCTTTCCTTCTCCGTGGTGCAGTCTTCGGGAACTGCTGGATATGATGCTTATAGTTCCCCAGCCTTAATTGCTGAACATTCAGCTGCTAATGGATCTTTCCATCCTCCTCCTAAACCCGCGTGGGGGGAAAATTTGGGGTATCAAGATTTACCAGAGAGTGGTCAAGAAGCTAGATCTCTGAAGAGTGTTGATCCTGCTGACCAATCTATCTGTTCGTTTGCTGCGGCTGGTGATTGTCCTCGTGGGAATAAATGTCCTCACCTTCATGGTGACCCATGTCCTACCTGTGGGAAGCTGTGCTTGCATCCTTACAGGCCACAAGAAAGAGAGGAACATATGAAAACATGTGAGAGAATGCAAAAACACTTGGAAGAATTGAGGCATAGTCAAGAAATAGAGTGCAGTGTGTGTCTTGAGCGTGTCCTCTCAAAGCCTATATCTGCGGAAAGAAAATTTGGAATATTATCAGAGTGTGATCATCCATTCTGTATATCATGTATCAGGAATTGGCGTGGTAGTTCTCCGACATCCGGTTTGGATGTTAATGCTGCGCTAAGAGCTTGCCCTATTTGTCGAAAACTTTCATACTTTGTCATTCCTAGTGTCATTTGGTATTCCTCAAAAGAGGAAAAGCAGCAGATTGTCGATAGCTACAAGCAAAAACTCAA GTCTATTGATTGCAAGCACTTCGACTTTGGTAATGGGACCTGCCCATTTGGGACAAGTTGTTTCTACAAG CATACTGTCAAGCCTGGCTCATTTTTATGGAATGCTTCATTCCAACCTTATTTAAACAGGTCAAGATTTCAGGACATAGATGAAGTTCAATCGAGCTCTGACATCTTAGCTACGAATGGCTTACTTGACCAATTTTATGGGAGCAACATTCCAATAGAAAGTGAGGAATTGGATAATGATACTATTGAAGATTTAAACAATATAGTGGCAGAGATGAGGGCGATGATATCTATCCTACGGGATAACTGA
- the LOC140879950 gene encoding E3 ubiquitin-protein ligase makorin isoform X2 — translation MSRRVQCKFFAHGACLKGEHCEFSHDWSAPPNNICTFYQKGICAYGSRCRYEHVKPSRLHSSVSSTAAELSFSVVQSSGTAGYDAYSSPALIAEHSAANGSFHPPPKPAWGENLGYQDLPESGQEARSLKSVDPADQSICSFAAAGDCPRGNKCPHLHGDPCPTCGKLCLHPYRPQEREEHMKTCERMQKHLEELRHSQEIECSVCLERVLSKPISAERKFGILSECDHPFCISCIRNWRGSSPTSGLDVNAALRACPICRKLSYFVIPSVIWYSSKEEKQQIVDSYKQKLKSIDCKHFDFGNGTCPFGTSCFYKHAYRDGTLEEVVLRHLGDEDGNTVIVKDIRLSDFLSDLHLR, via the exons ATGTCAAGGCG GGTTCAGTGCAAATTCTTTGCTCacggagcatgtttaaaaggaGAACATTGTGAGTTTTCACATGACTGGAGCGCCCCTCCGAATAAC ATATGTACCTTCTACCAGAAAGGAATATGTGCTTATGGCAGTAGATGTAGATATGAACATGTCAAACCTTCAAGGTTACATTCTTCGGTTTCATCTACTGCAGCAGAGCTTTCCTTCTCCGTGGTGCAGTCTTCGGGAACTGCTGGATATGATGCTTATAGTTCCCCAGCCTTAATTGCTGAACATTCAGCTGCTAATGGATCTTTCCATCCTCCTCCTAAACCCGCGTGGGGGGAAAATTTGGGGTATCAAGATTTACCAGAGAGTGGTCAAGAAGCTAGATCTCTGAAGAGTGTTGATCCTGCTGACCAATCTATCTGTTCGTTTGCTGCGGCTGGTGATTGTCCTCGTGGGAATAAATGTCCTCACCTTCATGGTGACCCATGTCCTACCTGTGGGAAGCTGTGCTTGCATCCTTACAGGCCACAAGAAAGAGAGGAACATATGAAAACATGTGAGAGAATGCAAAAACACTTGGAAGAATTGAGGCATAGTCAAGAAATAGAGTGCAGTGTGTGTCTTGAGCGTGTCCTCTCAAAGCCTATATCTGCGGAAAGAAAATTTGGAATATTATCAGAGTGTGATCATCCATTCTGTATATCATGTATCAGGAATTGGCGTGGTAGTTCTCCGACATCCGGTTTGGATGTTAATGCTGCGCTAAGAGCTTGCCCTATTTGTCGAAAACTTTCATACTTTGTCATTCCTAGTGTCATTTGGTATTCCTCAAAAGAGGAAAAGCAGCAGATTGTCGATAGCTACAAGCAAAAACTCAA GTCTATTGATTGCAAGCACTTCGACTTTGGTAATGGGACCTGCCCATTTGGGACAAGTTGTTTCTACAAG CATGCATATCGAGATGGTACGCTTGAGGAAGTGGTTCTTCGCCATCTTGGGGATGAAGATGGAAATACAGTGATTGTTAAAGATATTAG ACTCTCCGATTTTCTTAGTGACTTGCATTTGAGGTGA